A window of the Gossypium hirsutum isolate 1008001.06 chromosome A05, Gossypium_hirsutum_v2.1, whole genome shotgun sequence genome harbors these coding sequences:
- the LOC107957131 gene encoding transmembrane protein 230 — MYVEHAFSISDEDIMMDTPHAINNRPPYKEIGLAVALLVFGTLGIILGIFMAVNKVGGDRAHGLFFAILGSILFIPGFYYTRIAYYAFKGYKGFSFSNIPPV, encoded by the exons ATGTACGTTGAACATGCCTTCTCGATATCTGACGAGGATATCATGATGGACACTCCCCACGCCATTAACAATCGGCCTCCGTACAAGGAGATCGGCCTCGCTGTCGCTCTTCTCGTCTTTGGCACCCTTGGGATCATCCTGGGTATTTTCATGGCCGTCAACAAAGTCGGCGGTGACCGCGCCCATG GGCTTTTCTTTGCAATACTCGGATCCATTTTGTTCATTCCAGGCTTCTATTATACAAGGATTGCATATTATGCATTTAAGGGATACAAAGGCTTCTCCTTCTCCAACATTCCCCCTGTCTAG